One stretch of Streptomyces sp. R21 DNA includes these proteins:
- a CDS encoding helix-turn-helix transcriptional regulator, producing the protein MSLDELNTSAQIAKRLGVSRQRVDQLVESGQLPQPVGRSGRTRLWRSADIELALAGSDPSTGRPPTPDWDSVPAPDAPLRLDVDEVLTVPGVWYDEPPRVHVRIWRGPAAGPRRTVVLYGALAESHGIIVNFAETVARTIAAQHLGLGEARSAWWFGFWPRGFPLREPSVDYVSFAFPRAAATGGLLDTLLRRGSRDAWTGEFDTPVWQRIQRDQLTRILGTEPDLDFPPGTYTADVVTALAAGHRPAVIDFDPQRLHTQLRHLTRLHLYRAALLAGSEPRPDLPSLGLLARDGDAAAARTAEALGIAVRALLPDALTAAEHYRRHADAEDPGARLVERRFYQPGPDENQLLTRYANRPDRELSIGAVHRALTAVRALAGALADQGETGGPYADADLGDALAAAEPELVSTRHLLDPALVDDPGPAPRAITEPGDAEHAYLATVSWWGPAAGDAHRAAALRGHLWEKDLEGLRTGYDPFGRLVLHNPTTGTVAVERPRALPAVPYPDDAEIAATSGSLTAFVLLPDGRCDILPTDPRYTHHDITWGYGGTGPEILARALAFAVLAHPDPEHPLTLEDRAPGMDTYLMDLVTGHPQHEPLRMTVGAVRTRQEVAPTSAEATE; encoded by the coding sequence ATGAGCCTGGACGAGCTGAACACCAGCGCGCAGATCGCCAAGCGGCTCGGCGTCAGCCGGCAACGCGTCGACCAGCTCGTGGAGAGCGGACAGCTGCCGCAGCCGGTCGGCCGCTCCGGGCGGACCCGGTTGTGGCGGTCCGCCGACATCGAACTGGCCCTCGCGGGCAGCGATCCGTCCACCGGACGGCCGCCCACGCCGGACTGGGACAGCGTCCCGGCACCGGACGCCCCACTGCGCCTGGACGTGGACGAGGTGCTCACCGTGCCCGGCGTCTGGTACGACGAGCCGCCCCGGGTGCACGTGCGGATCTGGCGCGGACCGGCCGCGGGCCCCCGGCGCACCGTGGTGCTCTACGGCGCCCTGGCGGAGTCGCACGGCATCATCGTCAACTTCGCCGAGACCGTGGCCCGCACCATCGCCGCCCAGCACCTCGGCCTCGGTGAGGCGCGCAGTGCCTGGTGGTTCGGCTTCTGGCCACGCGGCTTTCCGCTCCGCGAGCCGAGCGTCGACTACGTCAGCTTCGCCTTCCCCCGGGCCGCGGCCACCGGCGGGCTGCTCGACACCCTGCTGCGGCGCGGCAGCCGGGACGCCTGGACCGGCGAGTTCGACACTCCGGTCTGGCAGCGCATCCAGCGCGACCAGTTGACCCGCATCCTGGGCACCGAGCCGGATCTCGACTTCCCGCCCGGCACCTACACCGCCGACGTGGTCACCGCACTCGCCGCCGGACACCGCCCGGCCGTCATCGACTTCGACCCGCAGCGGCTGCACACCCAGTTGCGCCACCTCACCCGCCTGCACCTCTACCGCGCGGCCCTGCTCGCCGGGAGCGAGCCCCGCCCCGACCTGCCCTCTCTCGGCCTGCTGGCGCGGGACGGGGACGCCGCGGCCGCACGCACCGCCGAGGCCCTCGGCATTGCCGTGCGGGCCCTGCTGCCCGACGCCCTCACGGCCGCCGAGCACTACCGCCGGCACGCCGACGCCGAGGACCCGGGCGCGCGCTTGGTCGAACGCCGCTTCTACCAGCCCGGCCCGGACGAGAACCAGCTGCTGACCCGCTACGCGAACCGGCCCGACCGGGAGCTGTCGATCGGTGCCGTGCACCGGGCCCTGACGGCGGTGCGCGCCCTGGCCGGTGCGCTGGCCGACCAGGGCGAGACCGGCGGTCCGTACGCCGATGCGGACCTCGGCGACGCCCTGGCCGCCGCCGAACCCGAACTGGTCAGCACCCGCCACCTGCTGGACCCCGCGCTCGTCGACGACCCCGGCCCCGCCCCGCGGGCCATCACCGAGCCCGGCGACGCCGAACACGCCTACCTCGCCACCGTCTCCTGGTGGGGCCCGGCCGCCGGCGACGCCCACCGAGCCGCCGCCCTGCGCGGCCACCTGTGGGAGAAGGACCTCGAGGGTCTGCGCACCGGGTACGACCCCTTCGGCCGTCTGGTCCTGCACAACCCCACCACCGGCACCGTGGCCGTCGAACGCCCCCGCGCGCTACCCGCCGTCCCGTACCCCGACGACGCCGAGATCGCCGCCACTTCCGGGAGTCTTACCGCGTTCGTGCTGCTCCCGGACGGGCGGTGCGACATCCTGCCCACCGACCCCCGCTACACCCACCACGACATCACCTGGGGCTACGGCGGCACCGGCCCGGAAATCCTCGCCCGCGCTCTCGCCTTTGCCGTCCTCGCGCACCCCGACCCCGAGCACCCGCTCACCCTGGAGGACCGCGCGCCCGGCATGGACACCTACCTGATGGACCTCGTCACCGGCCACCCGCAGCACGAGCCCCTGCGCATGACCGTCGGTGCCGTGCGCACCCGACAGGAGGTCGCCCCGACGTCGGCCGAGGCGACCGAGTAG
- a CDS encoding polysaccharide deacetylase family protein, with the protein MRGATAVLAVAALASGCAETTPSTHVRPAPGQQPLKAPPARALDAYASHLRAAHAARVAAAKRWGLPKVPLSAPAPPAHKPVIKARKGFEVEGQEEQELPPVFTTIPTKDKVVFLTIDDGAEKDPAFLRMMSELKIPYTAFLSDYLVKENYGYFKKMQDTGVVLNNHTLHHPYLPGLSYERQKHEICGMQDIMAKHYGKRPKLFRPPYGNYNEDTLRAAKSCGVKYAPIWDEEVFVDHWEYREWDRSLHPGDIVLTHFRGRTDWKGTMPDMVRRFLKKVTDEGYAVARLEDYL; encoded by the coding sequence GTGCGCGGCGCCACCGCCGTGCTCGCCGTAGCGGCCCTCGCCTCCGGCTGCGCCGAAACCACCCCCAGTACGCATGTGCGCCCCGCGCCCGGCCAGCAGCCCCTCAAGGCGCCCCCGGCGCGCGCCCTGGACGCATACGCCTCCCATCTGCGCGCCGCGCACGCCGCGCGCGTGGCCGCCGCGAAGCGCTGGGGCCTGCCGAAAGTCCCGCTGAGCGCGCCGGCACCCCCCGCGCACAAGCCGGTGATCAAGGCCCGCAAGGGCTTCGAGGTGGAGGGTCAGGAGGAACAGGAACTGCCCCCGGTCTTCACCACCATCCCCACCAAGGACAAGGTCGTCTTCCTGACCATCGACGACGGCGCCGAGAAGGACCCGGCGTTTCTGAGGATGATGAGCGAGCTGAAGATCCCGTACACCGCCTTCCTCAGCGACTACCTGGTGAAGGAGAACTACGGCTACTTCAAGAAGATGCAGGACACAGGAGTCGTACTCAACAACCACACCCTCCACCACCCGTACCTTCCCGGACTCTCCTACGAGCGTCAGAAGCACGAGATCTGCGGCATGCAGGACATCATGGCGAAGCACTACGGAAAGCGCCCGAAGCTCTTCCGCCCGCCCTACGGCAACTACAACGAGGACACACTGCGCGCCGCCAAGTCCTGTGGCGTCAAGTACGCCCCGATCTGGGACGAGGAGGTCTTCGTCGACCACTGGGAGTACCGCGAATGGGACCGGAGCCTGCACCCCGGCGACATCGTCCTCACCCACTTCCGCGGCAGGACGGACTGGAAGGGCACCATGCCCGACATGGTCCGCCGCTTCCTGAAGAAGGTCACGGACGAGGGGTACGCGGTGGCGCGACTGGAGGACTACCTGTGA
- a CDS encoding methyltransferase domain-containing protein, translated as MAHNDLVNDVSFASLLTPEGRALLDEVHGTDPAQELAVATRLRREHPAELVSAALGQARLRQRAAAKFGAEDAERMFFTPNGVEQSTRTSVATYRARRFQELGVRSVADLCCGIGGDAIALARTGIRVLAVDRDPLTAAVARANAEALGLADLIEVREADVTEVDTTTYDAVFVDPARRGGRGRIFDPEAYSPPLSWAVDAARKAPRAALKVAPGIPHEAVPAEAEAEWISDSGDVKEAVLWFGTEPGLVRATLLPGPRVLRGRGLPDPQVRPVGRYLYEPDGAAIRAHLVAEVAEELDGGLVDETIAYITADELRPTPYATAYEITDQLPFGVKKLKALLRERGVGVLTVKKRGSAVEPEELRRKVLPKGHGPHSATVFLTRVAGAPTMLIGAPAKPDRPSEA; from the coding sequence CTGGCCCACAATGACCTGGTGAACGACGTCTCCTTCGCCTCCTTGCTCACCCCCGAGGGCCGCGCCCTCCTCGACGAGGTGCACGGCACCGACCCGGCGCAGGAGCTGGCCGTCGCGACCCGGTTGCGCCGCGAGCATCCGGCCGAGCTGGTGTCGGCGGCGCTCGGGCAGGCGCGGCTGCGGCAGCGGGCGGCGGCGAAGTTCGGGGCCGAGGATGCGGAGCGGATGTTCTTCACGCCGAACGGGGTCGAGCAGTCGACCCGGACGAGCGTGGCGACGTACCGAGCCCGGCGGTTCCAGGAACTGGGCGTGCGCTCCGTGGCCGACCTGTGCTGCGGGATCGGCGGGGACGCGATCGCGCTGGCCCGCACCGGGATCCGGGTCCTGGCCGTCGACCGGGACCCGCTGACGGCGGCGGTGGCGCGCGCGAACGCCGAGGCGCTCGGGCTCGCCGACCTGATCGAGGTGCGCGAGGCGGATGTGACGGAGGTCGACACGACGACCTACGACGCGGTCTTCGTCGACCCTGCCCGGCGCGGCGGCCGGGGCCGCATCTTCGACCCGGAGGCGTACTCGCCGCCACTGTCATGGGCCGTCGACGCTGCGCGGAAGGCGCCGCGGGCCGCACTGAAGGTCGCCCCCGGGATTCCGCACGAGGCGGTTCCCGCGGAGGCGGAGGCCGAGTGGATCTCGGACAGCGGGGACGTGAAGGAGGCCGTGCTGTGGTTCGGCACGGAGCCCGGGCTCGTGCGCGCCACCCTGCTCCCCGGGCCGCGCGTCCTGCGCGGCCGCGGACTGCCCGACCCCCAGGTCCGGCCGGTGGGACGGTACCTGTACGAGCCCGACGGCGCCGCCATCCGCGCCCATCTGGTCGCCGAGGTGGCCGAGGAGCTCGACGGCGGGCTCGTCGACGAGACCATCGCGTACATCACGGCGGACGAACTGCGGCCGACGCCGTATGCGACGGCGTACGAGATCACCGACCAGCTCCCCTTCGGCGTCAAGAAGCTGAAGGCGCTGCTGCGGGAGCGTGGCGTCGGCGTACTGACGGTGAAGAAGCGCGGTTCGGCCGTGGAGCCGGAGGAGTTGCGGCGCAAGGTGCTGCCGAAGGGTCACGGGCCGCACTCGGCGACCGTGTTCCTGACGCGGGTGGCCGGTGCCCCGACGATGCTCATCGGGGCACCCGCGAAGCCGGACCGCCCCAGCGAAGCCTGA
- a CDS encoding RNA polymerase sigma factor, with amino-acid sequence MTPQPTTDAHGTIETIFRIESPRIIAGVARIVRDVGIAEELAQDALVAALEQWPREGVPDNPGAWLTATAKHRAIDLVRRRERYARKLEEVGRHLETVSPHHLDEPADPDDIDDDLLRLVFTACHPVLSAESRIALTLRLLGGLTTPEIARAYLAPEATVAQRIVRAKRTLATKGVAFEVPYGPEREARLGSVLEVIYLIFNEGYAATAGDDLLRPALCEDALRLARVLAQLMPKEPEVHGLVALLELQESRAAARTGPHGEPVLLRDQNRRRWNRMLIRRGFAALGRADAVATGGPGPYALQAAIAACHAQVYAYEDTDWQQIATLYSLLAARAPSPVVELNRAVAVSMAEGPEPALALVDALAEEPALRDYHLLPSVRGDLLSRLGRTAEARAEFERAASLARNERERELLLARARECGS; translated from the coding sequence GTGACCCCGCAGCCCACCACTGACGCGCACGGAACCATCGAGACCATCTTCCGTATCGAGTCCCCCCGCATCATCGCCGGCGTCGCCCGCATCGTCCGCGACGTCGGCATCGCCGAGGAACTCGCGCAGGACGCCCTGGTCGCGGCCCTGGAGCAGTGGCCGCGGGAGGGCGTCCCGGACAACCCGGGGGCGTGGCTGACGGCCACGGCCAAGCACCGCGCGATCGACCTCGTACGGCGCCGGGAGCGCTACGCGCGCAAGCTGGAGGAGGTCGGGCGACACCTTGAGACGGTGTCTCCGCACCACCTGGACGAGCCCGCCGACCCCGACGACATCGACGACGACCTCCTCCGTCTGGTCTTCACCGCCTGCCACCCCGTGCTGTCCGCCGAGTCCCGCATCGCGCTCACCCTGCGGCTGCTCGGCGGCCTCACCACACCCGAGATCGCGCGCGCCTACCTCGCCCCGGAGGCGACGGTCGCCCAGCGCATCGTGCGCGCCAAGCGGACCCTGGCGACGAAGGGGGTCGCCTTCGAAGTGCCGTACGGGCCCGAGCGCGAGGCCCGGCTCGGGTCGGTCCTGGAGGTCATCTACCTCATCTTCAACGAGGGCTACGCGGCCACCGCCGGCGACGACCTGCTGCGGCCAGCCCTGTGTGAGGACGCCCTTCGACTGGCCCGCGTCCTCGCCCAGTTGATGCCCAAGGAACCCGAAGTGCACGGCCTGGTCGCGCTGTTGGAGCTCCAGGAGTCGCGCGCCGCCGCCCGCACCGGGCCGCACGGCGAGCCGGTGCTGCTCAGGGACCAGAACCGCCGCCGCTGGAACCGCATGCTGATCCGCCGCGGTTTCGCAGCCCTCGGCCGCGCCGACGCGGTCGCCACCGGCGGGCCCGGCCCGTACGCCCTCCAGGCCGCCATCGCCGCGTGCCACGCGCAGGTGTACGCGTACGAGGACACGGACTGGCAGCAGATCGCCACCCTCTATAGCCTCCTCGCCGCCCGCGCCCCGTCCCCGGTCGTCGAGCTGAACCGGGCCGTCGCCGTCTCCATGGCCGAAGGCCCAGAACCCGCCCTCGCCCTCGTCGACGCCCTCGCCGAGGAACCCGCCCTGCGGGACTACCACCTGCTGCCCAGTGTGCGCGGCGACCTGCTGTCCCGCCTCGGGCGTACGGCAGAGGCGCGCGCCGAGTTCGAGCGGGCCGCGTCCCTCGCCCGCAACGAGCGCGAACGGGAGCTGCTGCTGGCCAGGGCACGGGAGTGCGGCTCGTAG
- a CDS encoding YciI family protein has product MPRYLSLVQIDEKTMPAEGPSPELMQRMGELIEEITKAGVMLATDGLTPSAQGKRVHWQGGEISVTDGPFTESKEVVGGYALMQCKDMAEAIEWTKRFLKVHEEHWTVTCEVREIAEG; this is encoded by the coding sequence ATGCCCCGCTACCTCTCCCTGGTCCAGATCGACGAGAAGACCATGCCCGCCGAGGGCCCGAGCCCCGAGCTGATGCAGCGGATGGGGGAGCTGATCGAGGAGATCACCAAGGCGGGCGTCATGCTCGCCACTGATGGGCTCACGCCGTCCGCGCAGGGCAAGCGGGTCCACTGGCAGGGCGGAGAGATCTCCGTGACCGACGGACCCTTCACCGAGTCCAAGGAGGTCGTCGGTGGCTACGCGCTCATGCAGTGCAAGGACATGGCCGAGGCCATCGAGTGGACCAAGCGGTTCCTGAAGGTCCACGAGGAGCACTGGACGGTCACCTGTGAGGTGCGGGAGATCGCGGAGGGCTGA